CCAGCAGCATCAGGTCGGGCTTGATCTTCTCCAGTTCGCGGCGCGCCTGTTCCCAGAAATCCGTAGGCACTTCGCCGGCGACATCGCAGCGGAAGCCGTCGAGGTCGAATTCGCGCAGCCAATAGGCCAGCATCTCGGTCATATACTGTCGCAGCTTCGCATTCTCGTAGTTCAACGCCGCCACGTCCGTCCAATCATAGGGCGAGAGAATCTTGCCCGACTGGTCGCGGCGGTAAAACTCCGGCGTCTTCATCATCACCGAATCCCACGACGTATGATTGGCGACAATATCGATGATGACCTTCAAGCCGCGCCGGTGGCTTTCAGCGACCAGCCGCTTGAGATCGTCTCTGGTGCCATAGGCGGGATTGATCGAATAGTAATCGCGCACCGCGTAGGGGCTGCCGATGCTGCCCTTCTTTTTCTCCTCGCCGGTGATGTGAATGGGCATCAGCCAGAGGATGGTCACGCCCAGTTCTTTCAAGCGGTCGAGCTGCGCGGTGACGCCATTGAAGTTGCCTTGAGACGAAAAGTTGCGCGGGAAGATTTCGTAGATGACGCCATCACGCACCCAGTCGCGCGACGTGCGGGCCGCTTCGCGCGCTACGTCACGTTGCGCCAGCGCCGCGGGCGTCGAAGCGATCAACAGCAGAATGGCGGCGGTGAACGAACAGGCGAATGAGCGGAGCGGTTTGCGCATGGAGCCTCCGTTTGCGGTCAACCAGCCGGGCGGCGCGGGTTACTTCTCATCCACCAGCCCCGGACTCGGCACCGGCTGCGCGGATTCCGGCACGCTCAATGGCTCGTGGGCGTCGGCTTCAATGATCAACGATTCCGGCACGGCGTGATCGGCAACGTCTTTCACGCGAGTCACCAGCAAGGCGGCCAGCAACAGGCTGCAACCGCCGACGAAGACCATATAGAGCGGGCTATTCGGATTGCCTTCGCCGAAGACGTGACGGATGATCCAGCCAAACGTGAGCGCCTGAAAAATCTCGGGCAGGACGATGAAGAAGTTGAAGACGCCCATGTAGACGCCCATGCGCGCAGCCGGCAGCGCGCCCGACAGGATCGCGTACGGCATGGAGAGGATCGAAGCCCAGGCGATGCCGACGCCGATCATCGAGCCGATCAACAGGTATTTGTTCTGAATGACGAAGACCGACAGCAGGCCGGCGCTGCCGCAGATCAAACAAAGTGCGTGCGTCAGCTTGCGGCTCAGTTTGCTGGCCAGCCACGGCAACGCGAAGGCGATGGCGAAACAGGTGATCGAATAAAACGAGAAGGTGAAGTTGCCCCACTCAACGCCCTGCGTGTAGAGGTCGGATTTCGGGTCGGTCGCGCCGAAGACGCGCCGCGCCACTGCCGGCACATAGAACAGCCACATGCAGAACAGCCCCAGCCATGTGAAGAGCTGCACGACGGCGAGCTGCTTCATGGTCTGCGGCATGTCGCGGATGGCTTCCATGATTTCGTTGAAGCCGGCGGCGATGCCCTTCTTTTCATGCTTGTGGCGCTCGAACGCTTCGAGGTCTTCGGGCGGGTACTCTTTCGAGGTGACGACGGTGTAGATGACGGCGATGAGAAAGGCGACCGCCCCGAGCTGAAAGGCATACTTCACCGTCAGCGGAATGCCGCTCGCCGTCGAAGCGGTGACGCCATACTTCGCAAACAGCAGCGGCAGCCAGCCGGCAAAGGTCGCGCCCAGGCCGATGAAGAAGCTCTGCATGACGAAGCCGGCGGTGCGCTGCGCCGTGTTCAGCTTGTCGGCGACGAAAGCGCGAAACGGCTCCATGCTGATGTTGATGCTGGCGTCCAAAATCCAGAGCAGCCCGGCGGCCATCCACAGCGACGATGAAGTCGGCATGATGAACAGCGCGACGCTCGCCAGAATCGCGCCGGCCAAAAAGTAGGGGCGGCGGCGGCCCATCCGGTTCCATGTGCGGTCGCTCATCGAGCCGATGATCGGCTGCACGATCAGCCCCGTGAGCGGCGCGGCCAGCCAGAGAATCGGGATGTCTTCGGGCTTAGCGCCGAGCCGTTCGTAGATGGCGCTCATATTGCCGAGCTGCAAGGCCCAGCCGAACTGTATGCCGAGAAAGCCGAAGCTCATGTTCCAGATTTGCCAGAAGCTCAGTCGCGGTTTGTTCATACCCAGTGTGGCTCCTTTCGCGCGCCGCTGCTTTTCACTTCATCGTAATCACGCTTGCCGAGCGCGCCGGCAACACGACGCGCAGCATCGTTCCCTGCAAGCGAATCTCGCGCGCCGCATCCAGGCGGTCAACCATAGAGACGCCGGGTCGCACTTTAATTGGCGTCGTGTCGAGCTCGACGGTCTTTTCCTGTTTACCGTTGTTGATGACGACGATCACCGCTTCGGTCGTGGTCACGCGCGCAAACGCATACGAGCTGTCGTCTACGCCGAGCGTCAGCAGCTTGCCGTGCCGCAAGGGCGCAAGCTCGCGGCGCAAGGCGATGAGGCGGCGCAGGTGGTCGAAGACCTGGCGCTCGTCTTTTGTGCGGCCTTCATTGGTGAAAGCGTTGTGATGGTCGCCCGGCCAGCCGCCGGGAAAGTCGCGGCGATTGTCCGGATCATTGCCGCCCGCCAGCGCCACTTCGTCGCCGTAGTAGATCAGCGGGATGCCGCGCGTCGTCATCAAGTAGGTCTGCGCCAACATCAAGCCTTCGCGTGTCGCGCCCTTCTCACCCATAAAGCGCGCCACGTCATGCAGGCCGAGAAACGGCACCAGCAGATCGGCGTTCGCATAAAGGTGATCGTGTGCCAGCACTTCGGCAAGTTTTATCATCGCTTGATTGCGGATGAAGACATCGCGAATCGCATAGAACACGGGGAAGTCGAATTCGGTATCGATGCCCGAATCTACGCCGTCCCATTGCTTGCGGCCGCCTTGAAAGAAAGCCACCTGCGCCGGGTCGCCGTCAAAGGTTTCGCCGATGACGTTCATGCGCGGATACTCGCGCTTGATGGCCGCCATCCAGTCGCGCCAGAAATCGCGCGGCACATACGGCAGCGTGTCCTGGCGAATCGCATCCAGGCCGCTGACGCCCGCCCACCAGAGCGTATTCTGAATCAGGTAGCGGCGCGCCTCCGGGTCATTCTGGTTCAGGTCGGGCAGGATGTTGATGAACCAGCCATCGAGCACGGCTCGCGTGACGTTCGGCGTGGCGTGCGGGTCTTTGAGCGCCCAGGTCTGCCAGGTCTCGTCGATGTGACGGTCTTCGGTGCCGTTGTACCAGGTCGGCGTCGGCGTGTCTTTGACCCACGGGTGATAAGGGCCCGTGTGATTGGCGACTTGATCCTGAACGACCTTGATGCCGAGGGCGTGGGCTTTATCCACCAGCTCTTTTAATGTCGCCAGGTCGCCGAGATGCTCGTCAACGCCGTAGAAATCAATAGCGCCATAGCCGTGGTAACCGGTCGTCGTCTGCCCGTCATAGACCTCTTTTTCGTCGGGCCGGTCGGTGTTGTCGTACCACGGGTTGAGCCAGAGCGCGGTGACGCCAAGCTCTTTCAAGTAAGGCAGGCGGTTGATGAGGCCGCGCAGGTCGCCGCCGTGATAAGAGCGGCCTTTGCCACGATCAAACAAGCCTTTCGATTTCGGCGGGTCGTCGTTCGACGGATCGCCGTTGCTGAAGCGGTCGGGCATGATCAGGTACAGCACATCGTCTGCCGTCAGCCCTTGAAAGCGCCCCTGCCTGGCGAGCGGCACGAGCAGCTCAAACGGCGCGTCGCTGCTTCCTGTCGGCGTCGTGATCCGCAGACGCCGCGCCCCCGGTTGAGCGGTCGGCGCGATGCTGACATCAACGAACAGGTAGGTGCCGCGCTCGTTGACTTTGATGGGTCCGATGACGCGCAGGCCCGCGCCCTGCGCCGTGACGGTCGCGCCCGCAAGGTTGCGCCCGCGAATCATCACGCGCACAGGGTTGATCGAATGGCGCGGCCACCAGCCGGGCGGCTCGACCTTTAATACTTCAGGCGGGCCCTGCGCCAGCGCCGCCGAGCCCATCAAGAGCAGCGCCGCGATCAGACAGGCAGATTCAATAAACCGCTTCCCAGGTTTCATATTCGTCAGGCGAAACTAACTCGGTCTGTGATGAAAAGCGATGCTGAGTTCGCGCCAATCTTATCAGAGGATGACGATCAACGCGACTGCCGCGCGGGCGATAGGGTCTATTCATTCTCCGGACTTAAACCGCCAAGACGCCAAGGCCGCCAAGAGAACACAGAGCTTTTCTTGGCGGTCTTGGCGTCTTGGCGGTTCATCCCTCAATGGTTATTCGAGAATGAATAGGCCCTGCGCAAGGCTAGCGGCCTGCTTGCGTTTTCGCGCCGCGAGCAGGGACAATAGGGTTTCCCTTAACCGTTATGAAGCAATGGCTCACGACCATTTTGATCGGCGCACTGATGGTGTCTTGCGCCGTCGCTGTCCCGGCGCAGCAATCGCAACAGCCGGCGGCGGGCCGCTCTTACGCGGCGGGCGAGGTCAAGCCGCCGAAGGCCGCCGCGCCGGCCGCCGCTTCGCCGGTCACTTTCGACAACATCAGCGGCGCGGCGAACATTACCTTTAAACAGGCCGGCTCGCCGACCGCGATCAAGTATCTGCCGGAGTCAATGGGCGCGGGCATCGCTCTGCTCGATTACGACAACGATGGCCGCCTCGACATCTTTTTCACCAACGGCGCGCGGCTCGCGGAACCGATGCCCAGAGGCGGCAGCCCCGATAAGCGCGACCCGAAATACTGGGACCGGCTCTACCATCAGAAAGCCGACGGCACGTTTGAAGATATGACCGAGCGCGCCGGCCTGCGCGGCGAAGGCTACACGATGGGCGCCGCCGCCGCCGACTATGATAATGACGGCTGGGTTGATCTCTATGTCACGGCCTATGGCGCGAACAGGCTCTATCACAACAACCACGACGGCACGTTCACGGACGTAACCAAGAAGACGGGCACGGCCGGCAGCGGCTGGAGCACGAGCGCCGCGTGGGTGGATTATGACCGCGACGGCAGGCTCGACCTGTTCGTCGCGCGCTACCTGGATTGGGACTTCGAGCGCGGCGCGCTGGTCTGCGGTGACGCGCGACCGGAACTGCGCGCCTACTGCCACCCGGACAATTTCAAAGGCACGACTAACCTGCTGTTTCACCAGAAGCCCGACGGCAGCTTTGAAGAGGTGAGCCGAGCGGCGAAGATTGCTGACCCGGCGGGCAAGGCGCTCGGCGTCGCCATCGCCGACATAGATAATGATGGCTGGCCCGACATCATCGTCGCTAACGACAGCGTGCGCCAGTCGCTTTATCATAATCGCGGCGACGGGACGTTTACGGACATCGCGCTCGCGGCAGGCATCGGCTATGACGAAGACGGCAAGACGTTCGCCGGCATGGGCGTTGATGCGGCGGATTATGACGAAGACGGCTTTGTCGACATCTTCATCACGGCGCTGTCGAATCAGACCTATGCCATTTATCACAACCTCGGCGACCGCACGTTCAGCTATGACACTAACCTGAGCGGCGTCGGCCAGGCGACGCAGTTGTATTCCGGCTGGGGGACGCGCTTCGTTGATATAGATAATGATGGCTGGCGCGATCTCTTCGTCGCGCAGGGCCACGTCGTTGACACGATTGAAAGGACGAACTCTTATCTGAAATACAAACAGCCGCTGCTGCTGCTGCGAAACACCGGCAAGCAATTCGTTACGGTTTCGCCATCGGCGGGCGCAGTGTTTAATACGGCGCTGGCAGCGCGCGGCGCGGCGGTCGGTGACCTGAACAACGACGGCCAGCCCGACATCGTCGTCGGCGTGCTGAACGACGCGCCGGCGGTGCTACGCAACCGGGGTACGAAGAACCACTGGCTCGGGCTCGAACTGGTCGGCACGAAATCGAACCGCTCCGCAATCGGCGCGCGCGTCATTGTCACCGACATGGCGAATCGCAAGCGCCTCTTCGATGTCTCGACCGCCGGCAGTTATCTTTCAAGCAATGACCCGCGCATCATTGTCGGGTTGGGCGCGGCGATGGGGGTGCGCTCGGTTGAGATTCGCTGGCCGAGCCGGCAGGTGCAGACGATTGACAATCCGGCGGTTGACCGCTATCTCAGGATCAATGAGAAGTGAAAGGGTTTTAATGCATCAACGAAATCGCCCGCGCGCTTGCCGTGTCCGCGCCTTGGCCATCCTGGGGCTCGCCTTGACGGTGGCTCTGCCACAGGCATTTGTCGCGCAGACGCCGCAAAAACAGGAGAAGCAAGCGGGCGGCATGGGCGGCGTCACCACAGGCGAAGCCCGCACCTACGCGACGCGCCGCACCGTCGGCATCACGGACGCCAAAGCGCCCGTCGTTTTTGAAGACGTGACGGCGAAGACGGCGCTCGCTCGCTTCAAGCATCGCTCCGGAAGCGCCGAGAAGAACTACATTATCGATGCGGTATCGGGCGGCGTGGCCATCTTCGATTACGACAATGACGGCTTGCCGGACATTTACTTGCTCAACGGCTCGACCTTCGAGGCGCTGCGCGGCAAAGCGCCGGCCCCGCGCGCCGCGCTCTACCACAATCTCGGCAACTGGAAGTTTGAAGACGTGACGGACAAGGCCGGCGTTGCCAACGAGCGATGGGGGATGGGCGTGGCGGTCGGCGATTACGACAACGATGGCTGGCCGGATATGTATGTCGGCAACTTCGGCGTCTCGCGCCTCTATCACAATAACGGCAACGGCACCTTTACCGACGTTGCCGAGAAGCTCGGCGTGGCGCGCAAAGGCTGGAGCACCGGCGCGAGCTTTGGCGATTACGATGGCGATGGCCGGCTTGACCTGTTCGTTCCCGGCTATCTCGAATTCGACATCGACAATCTGCCGCCGAGTCCCGACGAAGTCGGCAAACCGAGCGGTGTGGCAAAGACCTTCTGCCAGTTCCGCGGCGTGCCGGTGATGTGCGGGCCGCGCGGCTTGAAAGGCGAGCCCGATACGCTCTATCACCAGAAAGCCGATGGCCGCTTTGAAGACGTCAGCCTGCGTGCCGGCGTCAATGACCCGGAGCGCTTCTATGGCTTCTCGTCGGCCTTCGCGCATATTAACGAAGACGCGCTGCTCGACCTGATTGTCGTCAACGACTCGACGCCGAAGCTGCTCTACATCAACAAAGGCGATGGCAAGTTCGAAGAGACCGGTTACCCGTCGGGCGTTGCCTTGAGCGAGAACGGGCGCGAGCAGGCCGGCATGGGGCTGGGCATTGGCGATTATGATAATGATGGGCTGCTCGATTTCTACATCACCAACTTCTCGGACGATTACAACACGGTGCTGCACAATGATGGCGAGGGCTATTTCAGCGACGTGTCGTTTCAGGCCGGGCAGGGCGACCTGACGCTGCCGTTTCTCGGCTGGGGCGCGAGCTTCATCGATTACGATAACGATGGCTGGAAAGACGTGCTCATCGCCAACGGCCACGTCTACCCCGGCGTCGACAATTACCAGTGGGGCACGAGCTACGCCGAGCAGCCATTGCTGTTTCGCAACCTGAAGTCCGGCAAGTTCGAGCGCGTCGCGGCGGCGCCGGCAAGCGGCCTGGCTGTCGCGATACCTGCGCGCGGGCTGGCCATAGGCGACCTCGACGGCGATGGTTTGATGGATGCCGTATTCAATAACATAGACGCGCCGCCGACCGTGCTGCGCAATGTGGCGAAGACCGCGGGCCACTGGGTGACGTTGAAGCTGGTTGGCGATCCGGCAAAGAAGAGTCCGCGAGATGCGACCGGCGCGGTTGCCTATGTGACGACCGGCAAACTGCGGCAGCGGCAGGATGTGATCAGCGGCGCGGGCTACGCTTCGCAGAACGATCAGCGATTGCATTTCGGATTGGGCGCGGCGACGAAGATCGATAAGCTAGAGATCAAGTGGCCCGGCGGCGCGGCCGAAACCGTGACCCTGCCGGGTTGCGACCGCGTCTTCACCGTCGTCGAAGGTAAAGGCGTGGTGAGCAAATAGTCTGTCAATTTACACATCATGCCGATGGGGGATGAAAGCAATGAATGCGAGTGAAGCGAACAAGCGGGTCGTGCTTCAGTACGTCGAAGCATTCAACCGCGGCGACCTCGACGCGCTCAGGCAGTTGTTCACCGCGGACGCCGTCGTCCAGGGCGTGCTGGGATGGGGCAAGCTCGATGAGGTCATGCCGATCTGGAAAGAACTGCATGAAGCCTTTGCCATCGAGATGACCGTTGACGCAATGGTCGCCGAGGGCGACGCCGTGGCGGTGCGCTACACCGAGCGCGGCAAGTTCGTCGGGCCGTTCCGCGGCAGTGAGCCCACGGGCAAGCCGTATGAGCTGGTGGCGATGGAGTGGTTCATCTTACAGGACGGCAAGATTCACCGGCGCTGGGGCGCGAGGGATTCGGCGTCGCAAGCGCGGCAGATCGGGCTGATGCCAGGCGCGGCCAAGTAACGGCTGCTGATAGCTTAACCGATACGCAAACCGAAGAGGCGACCATGAGCATTGAGCAAAACAAGCAGGTAGCGCGCACATTCTTTGACCGTTTAAGCGCGGGCGACATTAGCGGCGCTCTCGACATGATGACCGACGACGCCACCTGGTGGATTGCCGGCAAAGCCGAACAGTTAGCGGCGGCAGGCGACCACAGCAAAGAGCAGATGGCTCGCCTCTTCGACAACATGATCGGCCAGTTGCCGAACGGGTTGAAGATGACGGTCAAGAGTCTGACCGCCGAAGACGACCGGGTGGCCCTGGAAGTGGAATCCAACGGCGAGCTGCGCAATGGGCGAGTTTACAATCAGGAATACCACTTCGCGATAACGATGCGTGACGGCAAGATCAGCGGCGTCAGAGAGTATCTCGACACGCAGCACGTTTTCGCGACCTGGTTTCAGCGATAGCCATGAGTGGAAGGGGCAAGGAGAGCCTGCCGCCGGGTGTCAGAATCCGGCACGAATTGCAGCCGGGCGACATCGGCTACCTGACCTATTTGCATGGCACGCTCTACGCCACAGAGCAGGGTTGGGATTACACGTTTGAAGCCTATGTGGCCGGGCCGCTTGCCGAGTTTGCCCGCTCGCCAAAGCCGCGCGAGCGAATCTGGATCGTTGATAGAGCCGGGCAGGTCGCCGGCTCTATCGCTATCGTCGAAGCGTCTGCCGCGGTGGCACAGTTGCGCTGGCTGTTGCTGCATCCTGAGCTGCGCGGTTACGGGCTCGGCAGGATGCTCGTAGAAGACGCCATCGGCTTTTGCCGAGAGAACGGTTACGCGTCGGTTTTTCTCTGGACAGTCGATACGCTCAAGGACGCGGCACGTCTCTACATCGCAACAGGATTTCGGTTGACGCAGGAAGAGACGCACGAGCTGTGGGGCGGCCGCATCACCGAGCAGCGCTACGAGCTGAGTCTTTGACGCGCCCTGAAGCCATCCTTCGCGAGTGGGCTTAAAACACAAAGGCCGCCGGTCAATCGAGCCGGCGGCCTCTTTCATTAAGCGCTGACAGCAGCCTGCTCGGCGGGTTTGCGCCGCTTGACCAAGGCCGTGATGCTGCCAGTCAACGAGCCACTCAGCACCGCCATGCCGATCCACACCGTAAGTTGTGGCAGCAACGCCAGCCAGAGGAACTTCGGCCCGAACTGCTGCAACTCCGCGGGGGATTCGGGCGGCACCGCGTCGTAATGTGTGCCCCAGTTGCCGCGCATCGCAAAGTACATCAGGATGGCGACGGGGATGCGCGCCGCGAGCGCGTAAGCAAACAAAGTCTTGCACAGCGCCGGCCAGCCCGGATAGGCAATCGCTGCCGCGATGAGGAACATGACGCAAGCTGCCAACAACCGGCTGTAGAAGCTCGGGTTGAGACTTGACCAGAGCATGGCGCCGCCGATGCCGACCGCCGCGCCGACCAGCACATGAAGAAAAGCGCGCAAAGGGCTCGCCGGGCCTTCGCCGGCCTGAATCAGCTTGATCGCGAAGTAGATGCCGAAGACGAGCGGCAGCCAGCTAATGCCGATCAGCGCGCCGGGGCCGCCGGGATCGGGATTGAACAACGCGCGCGGCCAGTGTTGCAGCTCGCCGACCAACCTGAGCAAGGTCACGGCCAGCGTAATCACCGCCGGAATTAAGATCAGCTTGCCTGTGCTTATCGAGGGGCCTTTTGACATAGATGCTCTCCTTTAGATTGGCGAGGCGCGTCCCGCCTGATGACGTTCGGGCAACGCGCCTCGAAAATTAACTGGTTGCCTTGAGCGCCGGATCATTGAAAGCACGATTTACGACTAGCAGTTCATCCTATATCACAACTGCTGATCGTAAACAATCAACCTGACAATTTTGGATTTTAGATTTTGGATTGCCGGAGATGGGACTCATCCGAGAAACCAGACTTGTTCCCTTAATCCAAAATCCAAAATCCAAAAGGTGGTTGCTTGCGCCGTGAAACAGGCGGGTGGTACATTTGATTTTACTTTTACGGGGCCGACGGCAGGGCCATCAGGTTTCATCGGATTGATTCATTTGGAGGGTGCGAACTCATGAATGCGAAACGCAGGGCGAAGATCACCGCGCTTGGCCGTTATGTGCCGCCGAAGGTCGTCACCAACTACGATCTCGCAAAACGTGTAGACACCAACCACGACTGGATCGTCGAGCGCACGGGCATCATCGAACGTCATATGGTCGAGCCGGGGACGCCGACTTCGGAGCTGGCGGCGCAGGCGGTCGGCGACCTGCTCAGGCGGCGCGGCATCGAAGCCAACGAAATCGAGTTGATCATCGTCGCCACCGTGACGCCGGATATGCTGTTTCCGGCAACCGCCTGCCGCGTGCAAGATAAAATTCACGCGAAACGCGCCTGGGGCTTTGACCTGTCGGGCGCCTGTTCAGGCTTCCTCTACGCGCTGACCGTCGGCGCGCAGTTCATCGAGAGCGGCGCGCACGACAAAGTAGTCGTCATCGGCGCTGACGTGATGTCGAGCATCATCAACTTTGAAGACCGCTCGACCTGCGTGCTGTTCGGCGACGGGGCCGGCGCCGTGCTGCTAGAGCCGAGCGAGGACGAAAGCGTCGGCATCCTCAGTTACGCGCACGAGATTGATGGGTCGGGCGGTCAGTTCCTTTATATGCCCGCCGGCGGCAGCCTCAACCCGGCGTCGCACGAAACGGTTGATAAGAAGATGCATTACGTCCACCAGGAAGGCCAGCCGGTTTTCAAATACGCCGTGCGCAAGATGGGCGAGATCAGCCGCACCGTGCTTGAGCGCAATGGCATGACGGGCGACGACGTTGACCTGTTCATCGCCCACCAGGCAAACATGCGGATCATTAGCAGCGCCGCCGACAAGCTCGGGCTTGATGAATCAAAGGTGGTCAAGAACATTCACAAGTTCGGCAATACGACGGCGGCGACAATCCCACTGGCGACCGGCGATGCGATTGACGATGGCCGCTTGCAGAAAGGCAAGCTGGTGGTCTATGCCGCGGTCGGCGCGGGCTACACGGTCGGCGCGGTGCTGATGCGCTGGGCTTATTGATCGAAACGGGTGGTTAACGATGAACGGCGCGGCTTCGGAATCATTCCGAAGCCGCGCCGTTTCGCATGCTCATGACCCGGCGAAAGATGGCGCTCGGATTAATAGCCGCTCGCGGTCTGGCCGTTCGTCGTCACCGCGCCGCCGGCGGCTTCCTGAACAATCTTGACGCCGACGCTCGCACCGATGCGGGTCGCGCCGGCGCGGATCATCTCCTGCGCCTGCTGCAAGTCTTTCACGCCGCCCGATGCTTTAACGCCCATGCCGCCGCCGACAACCCGGCGCATCAGGGCGACATCCGCAGCGGTCGCGCCGCCTTTGCTGAAGCCCGTCGAGGTCTTCACGAAATCGGCGCCCGCCTGCTTGGCCAGCATACAGGCGCGCACCTTCTCTTCATCGGTGAGCAGCGCCGTTTCGAGGATGACTTTGCAGACATAATCGTACTCGTGCGCAACGTCGACGACGCTGGCGATGTCACGCAGCACGAGCGTGTCGTCGCCGGACTTCAACGCGCCGAGGTTGATGACCATGTCGAGCTCTGTGGCGCCATCAAATAAAGCGCGGCGCGCTTCGTAAGCTTTCACGTCCAATGTGTTTGAGCCAAGCGGAAAGCCGATCACTGTGCATGTCTTGACGCCGCTGCCGCGCAGCGCGCAGGCGGCCTCGCGCACCCACATCGGATTGATGCAGACGGAAGCGAAGCCATAGCGGGCGCCCTCTTCGCAGAGCTTGATGATCTCGTCGCGCGTCGCGTCGGGCCGCAGCAGTGTGTGGTCAATGTAGCGAGCAACGCTGCGCGCCGCCTCGCTCTCCAGGCCGGAAAGCCCGAGGCGCTCCACCCCGCTATCGATCAGCGAGTGCATGCGGTCGGGGCATTTGACGAAACATTCGTCGTGATAGACGGCGCACTCGGCGGCGCTGCCGGCGCCGAGCCGCGATAGGATCACGTCGGTGATTTGTGACACCAGGGCTTCGATATTCGCGTCGTCCTGCATATCAATTGCCTTTCGCCGCCTGACGGCGGGCCACAGCGCGATGCTTTAGCTCGTCGAGCAATTCGTAAGGCACCGCCAGGTCGCCTGTGCCGCGCACTAAACGGATGTCGGGCTTATAGGTGCCATGATAATCGCT
The Blastocatellia bacterium DNA segment above includes these coding regions:
- a CDS encoding beta-ketoacyl-ACP synthase III, which encodes MNAKRRAKITALGRYVPPKVVTNYDLAKRVDTNHDWIVERTGIIERHMVEPGTPTSELAAQAVGDLLRRRGIEANEIELIIVATVTPDMLFPATACRVQDKIHAKRAWGFDLSGACSGFLYALTVGAQFIESGAHDKVVVIGADVMSSIINFEDRSTCVLFGDGAGAVLLEPSEDESVGILSYAHEIDGSGGQFLYMPAGGSLNPASHETVDKKMHYVHQEGQPVFKYAVRKMGEISRTVLERNGMTGDDVDLFIAHQANMRIISSAADKLGLDESKVVKNIHKFGNTTAATIPLATGDAIDDGRLQKGKLVVYAAVGAGYTVGAVLMRWAY
- the deoC gene encoding deoxyribose-phosphate aldolase; the encoded protein is MESEAARSVARYIDHTLLRPDATRDEIIKLCEEGARYGFASVCINPMWVREAACALRGSGVKTCTVIGFPLGSNTLDVKAYEARRALFDGATELDMVINLGALKSGDDTLVLRDIASVVDVAHEYDYVCKVILETALLTDEEKVRACMLAKQAGADFVKTSTGFSKGGATAADVALMRRVVGGGMGVKASGGVKDLQQAQEMIRAGATRIGASVGVKIVQEAAGGAVTTNGQTASGY